Proteins encoded by one window of Salvia splendens isolate huo1 chromosome 14, SspV2, whole genome shotgun sequence:
- the LOC121763477 gene encoding protein RGF1 INDUCIBLE TRANSCRIPTION FACTOR 1-like, giving the protein MVSSVVSEYGPAWLKAMLGGEYFMNCGIHADSNKSECNLFCLDCMGNALCSYCSLRHKDHRLVQIRRSSYHNVVRVSEIQRYIDISCIQTYVINSAKIVFLNQRPQPRPGKGITFTCQICHRGLPDSFRFCSLGCKMNGIKRGDRELSFSLKIKHGRELMYDEVESDYEASTPRKMQRANYMLESSSSGEDDVAAAAGNTLSPATPPLYNHTNSSRRKGVPHRAPF; this is encoded by the exons ATG GTGAGTTCGGTGGTGTCGGAATATGGGCCGGCGTGGCTGAAAGCAATGCTGGGGGGTGAATACTTCATGAACTGCGGGATTCACGCGGATTCAAACAAGAGCGAATGCAACCTATTCTGCTTGGACTGCATGGGAAATGCCTTGTGTTCATACTGTTCCCTCCGCCACAAGGATCACCGCCTTGTCCAAATCCGCCGATCTTCCTACCACAATGTCGTCAGGGTCTCTGAAATCCAGAGGTACATCGACATCTCCTGCATTCAGACATATGTCATTAACAGCGCCAAGATTGTCTTCTTGAACCAACGCCCCCAGCCCAGACCCGGCAAAGGCATCACCTTCACTTGCCAGATCTGCCACCGCGGCCTTCCCGACTCCTTCCGCTTCTGCTCTCTCGGCTGCAAG ATGAATGGAATCAAGAGAGGTGATAGGGAGCTCAGTTTTTCCCTTAAAATCAAACATGGGAGGGAATTGATGTATGATGAAGTGGAGTCAGATTATGAAGCTTCCACGCCTAGGAAGATGCAGAGGGCTAATTACATGTTGGAGTCCAGTAGCTCAGGGGAGGATGATGTCGCTGCTGCTGCTGGAAACACCCTCTCTCCGGCCACTCCGCCCTTGTACAATCATACCAACTCCAGCCGTAGAAAAGGAGTACCGCACCGTGCACCATTCTAG